One Fusobacterium nucleatum genomic window carries:
- a CDS encoding osmolarity sensor protein EnvZ produces MDVSITIYKEKKEKDFRMIILPSGRSKIGLIQVKDYGIISYLNKKDSKKIGELIFWALNESDNEKIEDEVNVQWCKQYFNCSSDLKVVNEYNNIGFKFFENKYTIYLKMKDGRGYSPFKDENGNIVEYIFPEKPTALELGIKVMEMFEYKERYDGLIE; encoded by the coding sequence ATGGATGTATCAATAACAATTTATAAAGAAAAAAAGGAAAAAGATTTTAGAATGATAATATTACCATCAGGAAGAAGTAAAATAGGTTTAATTCAAGTTAAAGATTATGGAATAATTTCTTATCTAAATAAAAAAGATAGTAAAAAAATAGGAGAACTTATATTTTGGGCATTAAATGAAAGTGACAATGAAAAAATTGAAGATGAAGTTAATGTACAATGGTGTAAACAATATTTTAATTGTTCTTCTGATTTAAAAGTAGTTAATGAATATAATAATATTGGGTTTAAATTTTTTGAAAATAAATATACAATATATTTAAAAATGAAAGATGGAAGAGGTTATTCACCATTCAAAGATGAAAATGGTAATATAGTTGAATATATATTTCCAGAAAAGCCAACAGCCTTAGAGTTAGGAATAAAAGTAATGGAGATGTTTGAATATAAAGAAAGATATGATGGATTAATAGAATAG
- a CDS encoding osmolarity sensor protein EnvZ encodes MDVSITIYKEKKEKDFRMIILPSGRSKIGLIQDKDYGIISYLNKKDSKKIGEFIYWALSESDNEEIENVINVQWSKQYFNCSSNLKVVNEYNYINFKFFKNEYILLLFKKDGRGYSPFKDENGDMVEYIFPEKPTALELGTKVMEMFEYKERYDGLIE; translated from the coding sequence ATGGATGTATCAATAACAATTTATAAAGAAAAAAAGGAAAAAGATTTTAGAATGATAATATTGCCATCAGGTAGAAGCAAGATAGGCTTAATTCAAGACAAGGATTATGGAATAATTTCTTATCTAAATAAAAAAGATAGTAAAAAAATAGGAGAATTTATATATTGGGCATTAAGTGAAAGTGATAATGAAGAAATTGAAAATGTGATAAATGTACAGTGGAGTAAACAATATTTTAATTGTTCTTCTAATTTAAAAGTAGTTAATGAATACAATTACATAAACTTTAAATTTTTTAAAAATGAATATATTCTATTATTATTTAAGAAAGATGGAAGGGGTTATTCACCATTCAAAGATGAAAATGGAGATATGGTTGAATATATTTTCCCAGAAAAACCGACAGCCTTAGAGTTAGGAACAAAAGTAATGGAGATGTTTGAGTATAAAGAAAGATATGATGGGTTAATAGAATAG
- a CDS encoding methionine aminopeptidase, whose translation MKKRKIYETKEGYTIYADDFHSKVEYEVFNKKGKHIGTISAKTIIEKGFHKEDIDTSKKDPKKRIDK comes from the coding sequence ATAAAGAAAAGAAAAATATATGAAACAAAAGAAGGCTATACTATATATGCAGATGATTTTCATTCAAAAGTAGAATATGAAGTTTTTAATAAAAAAGGAAAGCATATAGGAACAATTTCTGCTAAAACTATTATAGAAAAAGGTTTTCATAAAGAAGATATAGATACAAGCAAGAAAGATCCAAAGAAAAGAATAGATAAATAA
- the plsX gene encoding phosphate acyltransferase PlsX: MKIALDAMSGDFAPISTVKGAIEALEEIEGLQVILVGKEGIIKEELKKYKYDTNRIEIKNADEVIVMTDDPVKAVREKKDSSMNVCIDLVKEKLAQASVSCGNTGALLASSQLKLKRIKGVLRPAIAVLFPNKKDYGTLFLDLGANSDSKPEFLNQFATMGSKYMEIFSGKKNPKVALLNIGEEETKGNELTRETYALLKENKDIDFYGNIESTKIMDGEVDVVVTDGYTGNVLLKTSEGVGKFIFHIVKESIMESWIAKLGALLIKGAMKKVKKKTEASEYGGAIFLGLSELSLKAHGNSDSRAIKNALKVASKFIELNFIEELRKTMEVE, encoded by the coding sequence ATGAAAATAGCCTTAGATGCTATGAGTGGAGATTTTGCTCCAATATCAACTGTGAAAGGTGCTATTGAAGCTCTAGAAGAAATTGAGGGACTACAAGTAATTTTAGTTGGAAAGGAAGGTATCATAAAGGAAGAATTAAAAAAATATAAGTATGATACAAATAGAATTGAAATTAAAAATGCTGATGAAGTTATAGTAATGACAGATGACCCTGTAAAAGCAGTGAGAGAGAAAAAAGATTCATCTATGAATGTATGTATAGATTTAGTAAAAGAAAAACTAGCTCAAGCTTCAGTTTCATGTGGGAATACAGGTGCTCTTTTAGCAAGTAGTCAGTTAAAATTAAAAAGAATAAAAGGAGTTTTAAGACCAGCAATAGCAGTTTTATTTCCAAATAAAAAGGATTATGGAACTTTATTTTTGGACTTAGGTGCAAACTCAGATTCTAAACCAGAATTTTTAAATCAATTTGCTACAATGGGTTCAAAATATATGGAAATATTTTCAGGTAAAAAAAATCCAAAAGTAGCTCTTTTAAATATTGGTGAAGAAGAAACTAAGGGAAATGAACTTACAAGAGAAACATATGCCTTATTAAAAGAAAATAAAGATATAGATTTTTATGGAAATATAGAAAGTACAAAAATTATGGATGGAGAAGTTGATGTAGTTGTAACTGATGGTTACACAGGGAATGTATTACTTAAAACATCAGAAGGAGTAGGGAAATTTATATTTCATATAGTTAAAGAATCTATAATGGAAAGTTGGATAGCAAAATTAGGAGCTCTTTTAATTAAAGGAGCTATGAAGAAAGTTAAGAAAAAAACTGAAGCTTCTGAATATGGAGGAGCAATATTTTTAGGTTTAAGCGAACTTTCATTAAAAGCTCATGGAAACTCTGATAGTAGAGCTATAAAAAATGCTTTAAAAGTTGCTAGTAAATTTATTGAATTGAATTTTATTGAAGAACTTAGAAAGACAATGGAGGTAGAATAA
- a CDS encoding ketoacyl-ACP synthase III: MQSVGIKGMGYYVPENVFTNFDFEKIIDTSDEWIRTRTGIVERRFASKDQATSDLACEAALKAIESAKINKEDIDMIILATVTPDYIAQGAACIVQNKLGLKGIPCFDLNAACTGFIYGLEVANSLVKSGLYKNVLVIGAETLSRIIDMQNRNTCVLFGDGAAAAIVGQVEEGYGFLGLSIGAEGEDDMILKVPAGGSKKPNDEETIKNRENFVVMKGQDVFKFAVSTLPKVTLDALEKAKIKVNDLSWVFPHQANSRIIEAAAKRMKFPIERFYMNLSRYGNTSSASVGIALGEALEKGLVKKGDNVALTGFGGGLTYGSAIIKWAY, from the coding sequence ATGCAAAGCGTTGGAATAAAAGGGATGGGCTATTATGTGCCAGAAAATGTGTTTACAAATTTTGATTTTGAAAAAATTATAGATACAAGTGATGAATGGATAAGAACAAGAACTGGTATAGTAGAAAGAAGATTTGCTTCAAAAGACCAAGCAACTTCTGATTTAGCATGTGAAGCAGCTTTAAAAGCAATAGAAAGTGCAAAAATCAACAAAGAAGATATAGATATGATAATTTTAGCTACAGTTACTCCTGATTATATAGCACAGGGAGCAGCTTGTATAGTACAAAATAAACTAGGATTAAAAGGGATTCCTTGTTTTGACTTAAATGCAGCTTGTACAGGTTTTATTTATGGTTTAGAAGTTGCAAACTCATTAGTTAAGTCAGGACTGTATAAAAATGTACTTGTAATAGGAGCTGAAACTCTATCAAGAATAATAGATATGCAAAATAGAAATACTTGTGTACTATTTGGAGATGGAGCAGCAGCAGCAATTGTAGGACAAGTTGAAGAAGGATATGGTTTCTTAGGACTTTCAATAGGAGCAGAAGGTGAAGATGATATGATACTTAAAGTTCCTGCTGGTGGAAGTAAAAAACCTAATGATGAAGAAACAATAAAAAATAGAGAAAACTTTGTTGTAATGAAGGGACAAGATGTATTTAAATTCGCAGTTAGTACATTACCAAAGGTAACATTAGATGCCTTAGAAAAAGCAAAAATAAAAGTCAATGACTTATCATGGGTATTTCCACATCAAGCAAATTCAAGAATAATTGAAGCTGCTGCAAAAAGAATGAAATTTCCTATTGAAAGATTTTATATGAATTTAAGTAGATATGGGAACACTTCATCTGCTTCAGTTGGAATTGCACTAGGAGAAGCATTAGAAAAAGGACTTGTAAAAAAAGGAGATAATGTTGCTTTAACTGGATTTGGAGGAGGACTAACTTATGGCTCAGCTATTATAAAATGGGCTTATTAG
- the fabD gene encoding ACP S-malonyltransferase, whose amino-acid sequence MGKIAFVYPGQGTQYVGMGKELYENNSKAKELFDKIFSSLDINLKEVMFEGPEDLLKRTDYTQPAIVSLSLVLTELLKEKGIEADYVAGHSVGEFAAFGGANYLSVEDAVKLVAARGRIMREVAEKVNGSMAAVLGMDAEKIKETLKSVDGVVEAVNFNEPNQTVIAGEKEAVEKACVVLKERGAKRAMPLAVSGPFHSSLMKEAGEQLKEEAKNYTFNVGKVKIVANTTAELLESDAEVKDEIYRQSFGPVKWVDTINKLKELGVTKIYEIGAGKVLSGLIKKIDKEIEVENIELI is encoded by the coding sequence ATGGGAAAAATTGCTTTTGTTTATCCAGGGCAAGGTACACAGTATGTTGGAATGGGTAAAGAATTATATGAAAATAATAGTAAAGCAAAAGAATTATTTGATAAAATTTTTAGTTCTTTAGATATTAACTTAAAAGAAGTTATGTTTGAAGGACCAGAAGATTTATTGAAAAGAACAGATTATACCCAACCTGCAATAGTTAGTTTAAGTTTAGTTTTAACTGAACTTTTAAAAGAAAAAGGAATAGAAGCTGATTATGTTGCAGGACATTCTGTTGGAGAATTTGCAGCTTTTGGTGGAGCAAATTATCTTTCAGTAGAAGATGCAGTAAAACTTGTTGCAGCAAGAGGAAGAATAATGAGAGAGGTTGCTGAAAAAGTAAATGGAAGTATGGCAGCTGTTCTTGGTATGGATGCAGAAAAAATAAAAGAAACTTTAAAATCAGTTGATGGAGTGGTTGAAGCAGTAAACTTTAATGAACCTAATCAAACGGTTATTGCTGGTGAAAAAGAAGCAGTAGAAAAGGCATGTGTAGTTTTAAAAGAAAGAGGAGCTAAAAGAGCAATGCCACTTGCAGTATCTGGTCCTTTCCATTCATCACTTATGAAAGAAGCAGGAGAGCAATTAAAAGAAGAAGCAAAAAATTATACTTTTAATGTAGGAAAAGTAAAAATAGTAGCAAATACAACTGCTGAACTTTTAGAAAGTGATGCAGAAGTAAAAGATGAAATTTATAGACAAAGTTTTGGACCTGTAAAATGGGTAGATACTATTAATAAATTAAAAGAATTAGGTGTTACAAAGATTTATGAAATAGGTGCTGGAAAAGTTTTATCAGGGCTTATCAAAAAAATTGATAAAGAAATAGAAGTAGAAAATATTGAGTTAATATAG
- a CDS encoding acyl carrier protein, with translation MLDKVKEIIVEQLGVDADQVKPESNFVDDLGADSLDTVELIMSFEEEFGVEIPDTEAEKIKTVQDVINYIEANKK, from the coding sequence ATGTTAGACAAAGTAAAAGAAATTATAGTTGAACAATTAGGAGTGGATGCTGATCAAGTTAAACCTGAATCAAATTTCGTAGATGATTTAGGAGCAGATTCTTTAGATACTGTTGAATTAATAATGTCTTTTGAAGAAGAGTTTGGAGTAGAAATTCCAGATACTGAAGCAGAAAAAATTAAAACTGTACAAGATGTTATAAACTACATAGAAGCAAATAAAAAATAA
- the fabF gene encoding beta-ketoacyl-ACP synthase II, whose protein sequence is MKRVVVTGLGLISSLGIGLEESWKKLIDGETGIDLITSYDTTDQPVRIAGEVKGFEPTDYGIEKKEVKKLARNTQFALAATKMALEDANFKIDETNADDVGVIVSAGVGGIEVMEEQYGAMLTKGYKRISPFTIPAMIENMAAGNIAIYYGAKGPNRSIVTACASGTHSIGDGFDLIRHGRAKAMIVGGTEASVTQFCINSFANMKALSTRNETPKTASRPFSKDRDGFVMGEGAGILILEELESALARGAKIYAEMVGYGDTSDANHITAPIETGEGATKAMRAALKDANIPLEDVTYINAHGTSTPTNDVVETRAIKALFGDKAKDLYISSTKGATGHVLGGAGGVEGVIIAKAIAEGIIPPTINLHETEEECDLNYVPNKAIKADVKVAMSNSLGFGGHNAVIVMKKFEK, encoded by the coding sequence ATGAAAAGAGTTGTTGTAACAGGATTAGGACTTATTTCTTCATTAGGAATAGGTTTAGAAGAAAGTTGGAAAAAACTTATAGATGGTGAAACGGGAATAGATTTAATAACTTCTTATGACACAACAGATCAACCAGTTAGAATAGCTGGAGAAGTTAAAGGTTTTGAACCAACTGATTATGGAATAGAAAAAAAAGAAGTTAAAAAATTAGCAAGAAATACTCAGTTTGCCTTGGCTGCTACAAAAATGGCGTTAGAAGATGCTAATTTTAAAATAGATGAAACTAATGCAGATGATGTAGGAGTTATTGTATCAGCTGGTGTTGGTGGAATCGAAGTAATGGAAGAACAATATGGAGCTATGTTGACAAAAGGATACAAAAGAATTTCTCCTTTCACAATACCTGCTATGATAGAAAATATGGCAGCAGGAAACATAGCTATATACTATGGAGCAAAAGGACCTAACAGATCAATAGTTACTGCTTGTGCATCAGGAACTCACTCAATAGGAGATGGTTTTGATTTGATTCGTCATGGTAGAGCAAAAGCTATGATAGTTGGAGGAACAGAAGCAAGTGTAACTCAATTCTGTATCAATTCATTTGCTAATATGAAAGCTCTTTCAACTAGAAATGAAACTCCTAAAACAGCTTCAAGACCATTTTCAAAAGATAGAGATGGTTTTGTAATGGGAGAAGGAGCAGGAATCTTAATATTAGAAGAATTAGAAAGTGCTCTAGCAAGAGGAGCAAAAATATATGCAGAAATGGTGGGATATGGAGATACTTCTGATGCAAACCATATCACTGCACCAATTGAAACAGGAGAAGGAGCTACAAAAGCTATGAGAGCTGCATTAAAAGATGCAAATATTCCTCTTGAAGATGTAACATATATAAATGCTCATGGAACTTCAACTCCTACAAATGATGTTGTAGAAACAAGAGCTATAAAAGCATTATTTGGAGATAAGGCAAAAGATTTATACATATCTTCTACAAAAGGAGCAACTGGACATGTATTAGGTGGAGCTGGAGGAGTTGAAGGAGTAATTATTGCAAAAGCAATAGCAGAAGGAATTATACCTCCTACGATCAATTTACATGAAACAGAAGAAGAATGTGATTTAAACTATGTACCTAACAAAGCTATAAAAGCTGATGTAAAAGTAGCAATGTCTAACTCACTAGGTTTTGGTGGACATAATGCTGTTATAGTTATGAAAAAATTTGAAAAATAA
- the rnc gene encoding ribonuclease III — MKNLLDLEHKLNYYFNDRNLLKNALLHKSLGNERKEYKNQNNERLELLGDAVLDLIVAEYLYKNYKNASEGTIAKLKAMIVSEPILAKISRQIGIGKFLMLSRGEVMSGGRNRESILADSFEAILGAVYIDSNLDEARVFALSHIKQYIDHIEENEDILDFKSILQEYVQKEFRTVPTYELVAERGPDHMKEFEIQVIVGNYKEKAVARNKKKAEQLSAKALCIKLGVKYHEAL; from the coding sequence ATGAAGAATCTATTAGATTTAGAACATAAACTAAACTATTACTTCAACGATAGAAATTTATTGAAAAATGCTCTTCTTCATAAATCACTTGGTAATGAAAGAAAAGAATATAAAAATCAAAACAATGAAAGACTAGAACTGCTGGGAGATGCAGTTCTAGATCTTATTGTTGCTGAATATTTATATAAAAATTATAAAAATGCTTCAGAAGGGACAATAGCAAAATTAAAAGCTATGATAGTTAGTGAGCCAATACTTGCAAAAATTTCTCGTCAAATAGGAATTGGAAAATTCCTTATGTTAAGCAGAGGAGAAGTGATGTCAGGTGGAAGAAATAGAGAATCTATCTTAGCTGATTCATTTGAAGCTATACTAGGTGCAGTCTATATAGACTCTAATTTAGATGAAGCTAGAGTTTTTGCACTAAGTCATATAAAACAATATATAGACCATATAGAAGAAAATGAAGATATTTTAGATTTTAAAAGTATTTTACAAGAATATGTACAAAAAGAATTTAGAACAGTTCCAACTTATGAACTGGTAGCAGAAAGAGGACCTGACCATATGAAAGAATTTGAAATTCAAGTAATTGTTGGTAATTATAAAGAGAAAGCAGTTGCAAGAAATAAAAAGAAAGCAGAGCAATTATCTGCAAAGGCATTATGTATAAAGTTGGGAGTAAAATACCATGAAGCATTATAA
- a CDS encoding radical SAM protein: MKHYNIPVFISHFGCPNACVFCNQKKINGRETDVSLDDLKNIIDSYLKTLPKNSIKQVAFFGGTFTGISMNLQKEYLEVVKKYIDNNDVEGVRISTRPECIDDEILTQLKKYGVKTIELGIQSLDDNVLRATGRNYTYDIVKKSCDLIKSYGFELGVQLMIGLPKSNFKSDLQSAIKSLDLNPDIARIYPTLVIKGTELEFMYKKNLYQSLSIEEAVDRTVPIYSLLELKNINVIRVGLQPAEDLTADGVIISGPFHPAFRDLVENKIYFNFLSKIFDKDKKLDIEVNEKNVSKIVGQKAINKKTFYPNFKILINNDLSLDELIINSKKYTRKEILEGEFNEKISDFI; this comes from the coding sequence ATGAAGCATTATAATATTCCAGTGTTTATAAGTCATTTTGGTTGTCCTAATGCTTGTGTATTTTGTAACCAAAAGAAGATTAATGGAAGAGAAACAGATGTTAGTTTAGATGATTTAAAAAATATTATAGATAGCTATTTAAAAACTCTTCCAAAAAATTCCATTAAGCAGGTGGCATTTTTTGGTGGAACTTTTACAGGTATATCTATGAACTTACAAAAAGAATATTTGGAAGTTGTAAAAAAATATATAGATAATAATGATGTTGAAGGAGTTAGAATATCAACAAGACCAGAGTGTATAGATGATGAAATTTTAACTCAATTAAAAAAATATGGGGTTAAAACTATTGAATTAGGGATACAATCTTTAGACGATAATGTTTTGAGAGCCACTGGTAGAAATTATACTTATGATATAGTTAAGAAATCTTGTGATTTAATAAAAAGTTATGGTTTTGAGTTAGGTGTTCAGCTTATGATAGGTTTACCTAAATCAAATTTTAAAAGTGACTTACAATCTGCTATAAAAAGTTTAGACTTAAATCCTGATATAGCAAGAATATATCCAACTCTTGTAATAAAGGGAACAGAACTTGAATTTATGTATAAGAAAAATCTATATCAATCTTTAAGTATAGAAGAAGCAGTGGATAGGACAGTTCCTATTTATTCTTTATTGGAGCTTAAAAATATAAATGTAATTAGAGTGGGGCTCCAACCTGCTGAAGATTTAACAGCTGATGGGGTAATAATATCAGGACCATTTCATCCAGCATTTAGAGATTTAGTAGAAAATAAAATATATTTTAATTTTTTATCTAAGATTTTTGATAAAGATAAAAAACTGGATATAGAAGTAAATGAAAAAAATGTATCAAAAATTGTGGGACAGAAAGCTATAAATAAAAAAACTTTCTATCCCAATTTTAAAATATTGATAAATAATGATTTAAGTTTAGATGAGTTAATAATAAATTCTAAAAAATATACTAGAAAAGAGATATTAGAGGGAGAATTTAATGAAAAAATATCTGATTTTATCTAA
- a CDS encoding ribonuclease E/G — MKKYLILSKSSYEIKLALLEDNKLDEIYIERDNQKEITGNIYKGKVVDILNNGEIIFLDIGLEKNALLSFENKKIIPKLNIDDKLIVQIETEPRDEKGAKLTLDYSINGENLVLLPKSKNLSISKKIKDIEEVNRLKNIFLNIDNGLILRTNSEGKSEERLLKEYKDLKNIEKQINKDFEKINTGLLYDVNSILKKAATLFDNSIEEFIIDDNTIFEEIKVLLKKIGKEDLIKRLRKYFKDEEIFEYYNINSQIERALDRKVYLDSGAYIIIEKTEALISIDVNTGQNIGNKTSQELIFQTNLEATKEIARQVKLRNLAGIIIVDFIDMKKISDRKRLLEEFKRYLSEDRVEINSVEYTNLGLIQFTRKRQGKELAFYYREKCQYCEGTGYFLSKDRIILNLLEDLNSQIKSQDIKKILVRAKKDIIKELNKYIDNNKIEYIEDNNFYKIGYKMELYN; from the coding sequence ATGAAAAAATATCTGATTTTATCTAAAAGTTCATATGAAATAAAACTTGCTTTACTTGAAGATAATAAATTAGATGAAATATACATAGAGAGAGATAATCAAAAAGAAATCACAGGAAATATCTACAAAGGTAAAGTTGTAGATATTTTAAATAATGGTGAGATTATTTTTTTGGATATTGGTTTAGAGAAAAATGCCTTATTATCTTTTGAAAATAAGAAGATTATTCCTAAACTTAATATAGATGATAAGTTAATTGTGCAGATTGAAACTGAGCCAAGAGATGAAAAAGGAGCAAAACTAACTCTTGATTATTCAATAAATGGAGAAAATTTAGTTCTATTACCAAAATCAAAAAATCTTTCTATATCTAAGAAAATAAAAGATATTGAAGAAGTTAATAGATTAAAAAATATATTTTTAAATATAGATAATGGTTTAATTCTTAGGACTAATTCTGAGGGAAAATCAGAAGAAAGATTACTAAAAGAATATAAAGACTTAAAGAATATTGAAAAACAAATAAATAAAGACTTTGAAAAGATAAATACAGGTTTACTTTATGATGTAAATAGTATCTTAAAAAAGGCAGCAACTTTATTTGATAATAGTATAGAAGAATTTATTATTGATGATAATACCATTTTTGAAGAAATAAAAGTCTTATTAAAAAAAATAGGAAAAGAAGATTTAATAAAAAGATTAAGAAAATATTTTAAGGATGAAGAAATTTTTGAATATTATAATATAAATTCGCAGATAGAAAGGGCCTTGGATAGAAAGGTTTATTTAGATAGTGGAGCATATATTATAATTGAAAAAACAGAGGCTTTAATTAGTATAGATGTAAATACAGGACAAAATATTGGAAATAAAACTTCACAAGAACTTATTTTTCAAACAAACTTAGAGGCTACAAAGGAGATAGCAAGACAAGTAAAATTAAGAAACTTAGCTGGAATAATTATTGTAGATTTTATAGATATGAAAAAAATCTCTGATAGAAAAAGGCTTTTAGAAGAATTTAAGAGATATTTAAGTGAAGATAGAGTTGAAATAAATTCTGTTGAATATACAAATCTAGGTTTAATACAATTTACAAGGAAAAGACAGGGAAAAGAATTAGCATTCTATTATAGAGAGAAGTGCCAGTACTGTGAAGGAACAGGATATTTTTTGTCAAAAGATAGAATAATTTTAAATCTTTTAGAAGATTTAAACAGTCAAATAAAAAGTCAAGATATAAAAAAAATTTTAGTTAGAGCTAAGAAAGATATAATAAAAGAGCTTAATAAATATATAGACAATAATAAAATTGAATATATAGAGGATAACAATTTCTACAAGATAGGTTATAAGATGGAATTATATAATTAA
- the coaD gene encoding pantetheine-phosphate adenylyltransferase, with the protein MKIGVYAGSFDPITKGHQDIIERALKIVDKLIVVVMNNPKKNYWFNLEERKNLISKIFEGSKNIKVDEHAGLLVDFMAKNSCGILIKGLRDVKDFSEEMTYSFANKKLSNGEVDTIFIPTSEKYTYVSSTFVKELAFYNQSLTGYVDDKVIDDILNRAKEYRG; encoded by the coding sequence ATGAAAATAGGTGTATATGCTGGAAGTTTTGACCCTATTACAAAGGGACATCAAGATATAATAGAAAGAGCATTAAAAATTGTAGATAAATTAATAGTTGTTGTTATGAATAATCCTAAAAAAAATTATTGGTTTAATTTAGAAGAAAGAAAAAATCTAATAAGTAAAATTTTTGAAGGTTCCAAAAATATAAAAGTTGATGAACATGCAGGCTTACTTGTTGACTTTATGGCTAAAAATTCTTGTGGAATTCTTATAAAAGGTTTAAGAGATGTAAAGGATTTTTCTGAGGAAATGACTTATTCTTTTGCAAATAAGAAACTTTCAAATGGTGAAGTGGACACAATTTTTATACCAACATCAGAAAAATATACCTATGTAAGTTCAACTTTTGTTAAGGAGTTAGCTTTCTATAATCAAAGTTTAACTGGTTATGTGGATGATAAAGTTATAGATGATATTTTAAATAGAGCTAAGGAATATAGAGGATAA
- the radA gene encoding DNA repair protein RadA: MAKGTVYYCSECGYKSAKWAGKCPECGAWSSFEEVEELPKDVKKATSSISVASRNSDIKVYEFKDVEYTSEDRYKTKYEEFDRLLGGGLLKGEVVLVTGNPGIGKSTLLLQVANSYKDYGDVLYISGEESPAQIKNRGERLKISGEGIYIMAEMDILNIYEYVVTKKPKVVVVDSIQTLYNSSMDSISGTPTQIRECTLKIIEMAKKYNISFFIVGHITKDGKVAGPKLLEHMVDAVFNFEGDEGLYYRILRSVKNRFGSTNEIAVFSMEENGMKEIKNSSEYFLSEREEKNIGSMVVPILEGTKVFLLEVQSLITDSGIGIPKRVVQGYDRNRIQILTAIAEKKLYIPLGMKDLFVNVPGGLGIEDPAADLAVLMSILSVHKGFSISQKIAAIGELGLRGEIRKVFFLERRLKELEKLGFTGVYVPESNRKELEKKKFKLKIIYLKNLDELLERMNKND, translated from the coding sequence ATGGCTAAGGGGACTGTATATTATTGTTCAGAGTGTGGATATAAAAGTGCAAAATGGGCTGGAAAATGTCCAGAATGTGGAGCTTGGTCGAGCTTTGAAGAAGTTGAAGAACTACCAAAAGATGTAAAAAAAGCAACATCTTCAATTTCAGTTGCCAGTAGAAACTCTGATATAAAAGTTTATGAGTTTAAAGATGTAGAATATACAAGTGAAGATAGATATAAAACAAAGTATGAAGAATTTGATAGATTACTTGGTGGAGGACTTTTAAAGGGAGAAGTAGTTTTAGTAACTGGGAATCCAGGAATTGGAAAATCTACTTTACTTTTACAAGTTGCTAATTCGTATAAAGACTATGGAGATGTTTTATATATCTCTGGTGAAGAATCTCCTGCACAAATAAAAAATAGAGGAGAAAGATTAAAAATATCTGGAGAAGGCATATATATCATGGCTGAAATGGATATTTTAAATATATATGAATATGTTGTAACTAAAAAACCAAAAGTTGTGGTTGTAGATTCTATACAAACATTGTATAATTCTAGTATGGATTCCATATCTGGTACACCAACACAAATTAGAGAATGTACTTTAAAAATTATAGAAATGGCTAAAAAATATAATATTTCATTCTTTATAGTTGGGCATATTACAAAAGATGGTAAGGTTGCAGGACCTAAATTACTTGAACATATGGTTGATGCTGTATTTAACTTTGAAGGTGATGAAGGACTTTATTATAGAATACTTAGAAGTGTAAAAAATAGATTTGGTTCAACTAATGAAATAGCAGTATTTAGTATGGAAGAAAATGGAATGAAAGAAATAAAAAATTCTTCAGAATACTTTTTAAGTGAAAGAGAAGAAAAAAATATAGGAAGTATGGTTGTACCAATTTTAGAAGGGACAAAAGTTTTTCTTTTAGAAGTACAATCACTCATAACAGATAGTGGAATTGGAATACCTAAAAGAGTTGTTCAAGGTTATGATAGAAATAGAATCCAAATTTTAACTGCAATAGCAGAAAAAAAATTATATATTCCACTTGGGATGAAAGATTTATTTGTTAATGTTCCAGGAGGCTTGGGAATAGAAGACCCAGCAGCTGATTTAGCAGTGTTAATGTCTATTTTATCTGTTCATAAAGGCTTCTCTATAAGTCAAAAAATAGCTGCAATAGGAGAACTTGGATTAAGAGGAGAAATAAGAAAGGTATTTTTCTTAGAAAGAAGATTAAAAGAGTTAGAAAAATTAGGATTTACAGGAGTATATGTTCCAGAATCAAATAGAAAAGAGTTAGAAAAAAAGAAATTTAAACTAAAAATAATATACTTAAAAAATTTAGATGAATTATTGGAAAGGATGAATAAGAATGACTAA